One region of Diabrotica undecimpunctata isolate CICGRU chromosome 6, icDiaUnde3, whole genome shotgun sequence genomic DNA includes:
- the LOC140443881 gene encoding uncharacterized protein yields MPTLNKILSEVNNRPDLPNMCRSLLYKFLKQINFKYLKRSRTSILIERDDIVRWRRNYLTSIKRYRSEGRPIYYLDETWVNEGHTKDKVWVDCAIKNPRQAFVEGLSTGLRNPSGKGKRLIVLHVGSELGFVNEGVLLFEGRKTEDYHEEMNASVFENWFNSILQKLPKNAIIVMDNASYHSRKVEKIPTTSSTKKYMQEWLQIKNIPFDMEMVRSELLHLVRVNKDKYNMYVTDEMAKTNGQIVLRLPPYHCELNPIEKIWAQVKNEVALKNTTFKLKEVKKLLLQALENVTTTHWQNCVNHILKVEEKMCKLDGIMDSVIEPLIIPIGNDSNTSSSEDE; encoded by the exons atgcctacattaaataaaattttaagtgaagtaaacaaccgcccagatcttccaaatatgtgtcgttcattattatataaattcttgaagcaaatcaattttaa GTACTTGAAGAGAAGTCGAACCAGTATTCTAATTGAACGTGATGATATTGTCAGATGGAGGCGTAATTACCTAACTTCTATAAAAAGGTACAGAAGTGAAGGTAGGCCCATTTATTACCTTGACGAAACATGGGTAAATGAAGGTCACACCAAAGATAAAGTGTGGGTGGACTGTGCCATAAAAAACCCTAGACAGGCATTCGTTGAGGGGCTGTCTACTGGTTTGAGAAACCCATCGGGGAAAGGAAAACGCCTCATAGTTTTACATGTTGGATCAGAGTTAGGATTTGTTAATGAAGGGGTTTTACTTTTTGAGGGAAGAAAGACAGAGGATTACCATGAAGAAATGAATGCATCTGTTTTTGAAAATTGGTTTAATAGTATCTtgcaaaaattaccaaaaaacgctatcattgtaatggataatgcatcATATCACAGccgaaaagtagaaaaaattccgacaacatcatcaacaaagaaatatatgcaagaatggttacaaataaaaaacattcctTTTGATATGGAGATGGTTAGGTCAGAACTTTTACATCTTGTACGTGTAAATAAAGATAAGTATAATATGTATGTAACTGATGAGATGGCTAAAACAAATGGTCAAATTGTACTGCGGCTGCCTCCATATCATTGCGAGTTGAATCCCATTGAGAAAATTTGGGCCCAGGTGAAAAATGAAGTGGCACTTAAAAACACGACATTTAAacttaaagaagtaaaaaaacttCTGTTACAAGCTCTCGAGAATGTAACCACAACACATTGGCAAAATTGTGTTAATCACATTCTCAAAGTGGAGGAAAAAATGTGTAAATTAGATGGCATCATGGATAGTGTAATAGAGCCGTTAATAATTCCAATTGGCAATGACAGTAACACAAGTTCTTCAGAAGATGAATAA